In a genomic window of Oncorhynchus kisutch isolate 150728-3 linkage group LG9, Okis_V2, whole genome shotgun sequence:
- the LOC109896280 gene encoding mucin-2 has product MQNELAHFLTVYMYHCNGRTCRFGHDLHSEHNSIVLREHKLETLSRQELRQLLLQNDNSLLPPVCNSYNKGTGQYGNCPDQEGCRRLHVCDRYIRGTCSSGANCNRCHDFFEPHPRRTLQQRGVPNDLMASMLSTYQNIQAMKSEGAGGAASINRPQSCPPRNTVRNEICLFFVKGDCKQGEKCWRVHFKMPYKWEVNGGQTWSALPANEEIERDFCDPSKIHSEGSDRVRFDSMSHGLREVRRLSTVSSVTQPTYVLTTEWVWFWEDEYGKWVQYASIKEMHRLSSITSEDLEKRFQEDQSAVVKFTAGQQSYELSFRDMTQKNKAYGTVRMVRRRPVFVSTVDAQAARSRRNGPRNFRAVPGSWDKSAIPDIGYKTVTLLSSDRDYQKVQGLFNNTMRGFQITSIERVQNRDLWEVFQWKRDLMKKNNGGQNSKELHLFHGTDPKHVEAICRDNFDWRLCGTNGTVYGEGSYFARDAKYSHSYTSHSGVRSMFACQVLVGDYTRGNSGLRRPPPKGEGSPTLYDSCVDNVLNPSIYVVFERHQVYPEFLIKYDDSVMHWSTSAPAAPKTVSIQSTSLTPTSNRIQATAAATPSKRVPSTLNPSKTAATSSSNPTHSRPTSRFVHQSLPKPAQAPLIFIQSPVLIKPATSSQLVDITRGPDFTSSFANLSRTLTTPASTPSRTLTTPASTPSRTLTTPASTPSRTFTTPASTPSRTLTTPASTPSRTLTTPASTPSRTLTTPASTPSRTLTTPASTPSRTLTTPASTPSRTLTTPASTPSRTLTTPASTPSRTLTSPASTLSYTLPTPASTLSYTLPTPASTLSYTLPTPASTLSYTLPTPASTLSYTLPTPASTPSYTLPTPASTPSYTHPTPASTPSYTHPTPASTLSPTLTTPASTASRRLAPQPPTPSPTLTPSPSAPSPTLTTPASTPSYTFTTPASTPSYTLTTPASTPSYTLSTPASTPSYTLTTPASTPSYTLTTPASTPSYTLTTPASTPSYTLTTPASTPSYTLTTPASTPSYTLTTPASTPSYTLTAPASTASRRLAPQPPTLSPTLTPSASTPSRTLSPLTGTLSWAHTRSTTTTRTLSDSSSSHPLSPSSSLSTHYHTLSHSSYSPTYTQTPSRTSPSTSSNSSSTLSSSHRLLSRVFSPSTGAFTRSPPESLYSVPTAHRRDTKEKNKCLLQ; this is encoded by the exons GTGTGCAACTCTTATAACAAAGGCACCGGGCAATATGGCAACTGCCCTGATCAGGAGGGGTGCAGGAGACTTCACGTGTGTGACAggtacatcagaggaacctgctCCTCGGGAGCCAACTGCAACAGGTGTCATGACTTCTTCGAGCCACACCCACGGAGGACCCTGCAGCAGAGGGGAGTGCCAAACGATCTAATGGCATCCATGTTGTCCACCTACCAGAACATCCAGGCCATGAAAAGTGAAGGTGCCGGCGGTGCTGCTTCCATCAACAGGCCCCAGAGCTGTCCTCCGAGAAATACAG TGAGGAATGAGATCTGCCTGTTCTTTGTCAAGGGGGACTGCAAACAAGGAG AGAAATGCTGGAGAGTCCACTTCAAAATGCCCTACAAGTGGGAAGTGAACGGTGGACAGACTTGGTCAGCTCTGCCAGCAAACGAAGAAATCGAGAGAGACTTCTGTGACCCTTCTAAGATACacag TGAGGGATCTGATCGTGTGCGTTTCGACTCCATGAGCCACGGGTTACGGGAAGTTCGCCGTCTCTCCACAGTTTCCTCTGTGACCCAGCCCACATACGTACTCACCACAGAGTGGGTGTGGTTCTGGGAAGACGAGTACGGCAAATGGGTCCAGTACGCATCCATC AAAGAGATGCACAGATTGTCGTCCATCACCAGTGAAGACCTTGAGAAAAGGTTCCAGGAGGATCAAAGTGCTGTGGTGAAGTTCACTGCAGGCCAGCAGTCTTATGAGCTGAGTTTCAGAG ACATgacacaaaaaaacaaagcatATGGTACTGTAAGGATGGTCAGACGACGTCCAGTCTTTGTTTCAACTGTGGACGCACAAGCTGCAAGGAGCAG GAGAAATGGACCACGCAATTTCAGAGCTGTTCCTGGATCTTGGGACAAGTCTGCAATACCCGACATTGGATACAAG ACAGTCACTCTTCTGAGTTCTGACAGGGACTATCAAAAGGTCCAGGGACTTTTCAACAACACCATGAGGGGCTTCCAGATCACCAGCATCGAGAGGGTCCAAAACAGGGACCTCTGGGAAGTCTTCCAGTG GAAGAGAGAtttaatgaagaaaaacaatGGAGGTCAAAACAGCAAGGAGCTACATCTCTTCCACGGAACGGACCCAAAACATGTAGAGGCCATTTGCAGAGATAACTTCgactggaggctgtgtggaaccaACGGAACTGTGTACGGCGAAG GGAGTTACTTTGCCAGGGATGCCAAGTACTCACACAGCTACACCAGCCACTCAGGAGTGAGGTCCATGTTTGCTTGTCAGGTGCTTGTTGGCGACTACACACGGGGGAACTCGGGGCTCCGTCGCCCCCCTCCAAAAGGCGAGGGAAGCCCCACTCTCTATGACAGCTGTGTGGACAATGTCCTGAACCCATCTATATATGTGGTGTTTGAAAGGCACCAGGTTTACCCAGAGTTCCTTATCAAATATGATGATAGCGTCATGCACTGGTCCACATCGGCTCCAGCTGCACCCAAAACTGTCTCTATCCAATCCACTTCCTTAACCCCAACATCCAACCGGATTCAAGCCACAGCTGCTGCCACCCCATCGAAGAGAGTTCCATCCACTTTGAATCCATCTAAAACTGCAGCCACCTCTTCCTCAAATCCAACCCATTCTCGTCCCACTTCACGTTTTGTCCATCAGTCGCTCCCAAAACCTGCCCAAGCCCCATTGATATTCATTCAATCTCCAGTCCTCATAAAGCCAGCCACAAGTTCTCAATTAGTGGATATCACccgaggcccagatttcacttcCTCATTTGCAAACCTCTCTCGTACGCTCACTACCCCTGCCAGTACACCCTCTCGTACGCTCACTACCCCTGCCAGTACACCCTCTCGTACGCTCACTACCCCTGCCAGTACACCCTCTCGTACGTTCACTACCCCTGCCAGTACACCCTCTCGTACGCTCACTACCCCTGCCAGTACACCCTCTCGTACGCTCACTACCCCTGCCAGTACACCCTCTCGTACGCTCACTACCCCTGCCAGTACACCCTCTCGTACGCTCACTACCCCTGCCAGTACACCCTCTCGTACGCTCACTACCCCAGCCAGTACACCCTCTCGTACGCTCACTACCCCAGCCAGTACACCCTCTCGTACGCTCACTACCCCAGCCAGTACACCCTCTCGTACGCTCACTAGCCCAGCCAGTACCCTCTCTTATACTCTCCCTACCCCAGCCAGTACCCTCTCTTATACACTCCCTACCCCAGCCAGTACCCTCTCTTATACACTCCCTACCCCAGCCAGTACCCTCTCTTATACACTCCCTACCCCAGCCAGTACCCTCTCTTATACACTCCCTACCCCAGCCAGTACCCCCTCTTATACACTCCCTACCCCAGCCAGTACCCCCTCTTATACACATCCTACCCCAGCCAGTACCCCCTCTTATACACATCCTACCCCAGCCAGTACCCTCTCTCCTACACTCACTACCCCAGCCAGTACAGCCTCTCGAAGACTGGCTCCccaaccccccaccccctctcctacACTCACGCCCTCACCCAGTGCCCCCTCTCCTACACTCACTACCCCAGCCAGTACCCCCTCTTATACATTCACTACCCCAGCCAGTACCCCCTCTTATACACTCACTACCCCAGCCAGTACCCCCTCTTATACACTCTCTACCCCAGCCAGTACCCCCTCTTATACACTCACTACCCCAGCCAGTACCCCCTCTTATACACTCACTACCCCAGCCAGTACCCCCTCTTATACACTCACTACCCCAGCCAGTACCCCCTCTTATACACTCACTACCCCAGCCAGTACCCCCTCTTATACACTCACTACCCCAGCCAGTACCCCCTCTTATACACTCACTACCCCAGCCAGTACCCCCTCTTATACACTCACTGCCCCAGCCAGTACAGCCTCTCGTAGACTCGCTCCCcaaccccccaccctctctcctacaCTCACTCCCTCAGCCAGTACCCCCTCTCGTACACTTTCCCCTTTAACTGGCACCCTATCTTGGGCTCACACCCGCTCAACAACCACTACTCGCACTCTCTCTGACAGCAGTTCTTCTCACCCACTATCCCCTTCATCCTCACTGAGCACACATTATCACACACTTTCTCACTCATCCTACTCCCCCACTTACACACAAACTCCCTCACGCACTTCCCCCTCCACGTCAAGCAATTCTTCTAGCACACTCTCCTCCTCACATAGGTTGCTATCTCGGGTGTTCTCTCCCTCGACAGGTGCCTTCACTAGATCTCCTCCTGAGTCACTGTACAGTGTTCCAACAGCTCATAGGAGGGACACCAAAGAAAAAAACAAGTGCCTTCTCCAATAA